In one window of Mytilus galloprovincialis chromosome 6, xbMytGall1.hap1.1, whole genome shotgun sequence DNA:
- the LOC143078673 gene encoding uncharacterized protein LOC143078673 produces the protein MPKSFLVKKKIDHHEKVSNYHYQRLRAVYDDSLESIKAVVPFTPNIQPLTVRLNNGYMQDIVIPSSLQQKANIPDESGRISEPEVSSCNNEETENISLVSSSSSQIFVDDIENEGITIGYTYDSFFISDGRSRRKSIEKVTRQRYTCNECGKDYATSSNLSRHKQTHRSIDSQSAKKCPHCDKVYVSMPALSMHILTHNLKHTCDICNKSFSRPWLLQGHRRSHTGEKPFGCAHCGKAFADRSNLRAHMQTHSAFKHYTCKRCNKSFALKSYLNKHYESACIKDGSECLSDSSSVRDTYEFENSNSSC, from the exons ATGCCAAAGTCGTTtttggtgaagaaaaaaatagATCACCACGAGAAAGTATCTAATTACCATTACCAAAGGTTACGAGCGGTGTATGATGATTCTCTGGAGAGTATAAAGGCCGTGGTTCCATTCACACCCAATATACAGCCATTAACAGTCAGATTGAATAATG gCTACATGCAAGACATTGTTATTCCGTCATCACTACAGCAAAAAGCAAATATCCCGGATGAATCCGGACGAATTTCTGAACCCGAAGTTTCGTCCTGCAATAATGAAGAAACAGAAAATATATCACTTGTATCGTCCTCATCTTCTCAAATTTTCGTTGACGACATTGAAAACGAAGGGATAACCATCGGTTATACTTATGATTCCTTCTTCATAAGCGATGGACGTTCCAGACGAAAATCTATTGAAAAAGTAACTAGACAACGGTATACATGCAATGAATGCGGTAAGGACTACGCCACGTCATCAAATCTTTCCCGCCATAAACAGACGCACAGAAGTATTGACAGCCAGTCGGCCAAGAAATGTCCTCACTGTGACAAGGTTTACGTTAGCATGCCAGCATTGTCAATGCATATTCTAACACATAATCTAAAACATACATGTGACATATGCAACAAATCGTTTTCACGGCCATGGCTCCTTCAAGGTCACAGACGGTCGCATACTGGAGAGAAACCGTTTGGATGTGCCCACTGCGGCAAAGCATTCGCAGATAGGTCCAATCTAAGAGCACACATGCAGACTCATTCAGCCTTTAAACATTACACATGTAAAAGATGTAATAAATCGTTTGCTTTAAAGTCGTACTTGAATAAACATTATGAATCTGCATGCATCAAAGATGGAAGCGAGTGTTTGTCTGATTCAAGTTCTGTAAGAGATACATATGAATTTGAAAACTCGAATAGTTCTTGTTAA